DNA sequence from the bacterium genome:
TATATGGGGTTAGTAGATAAGAATAATAACGTTAATTTCTACGACGGCGATATTCGCGTTGTTGACCATGACGGAAAAGAATTTCATAAATATAAACCTGCGGAATATTTGGATTATATTGCAGAGCATGTTGAACCATTTACCTATTTAAAATTCCCATATCTGAAAAAGGTTGGCTGGAAAGGGTTTGTCTTCGGGAAAGATAACGGGCTCTATCGTGCGGCACCGTTAGCGCGATTAAACGCCGCTGATGGTATGGCAACGCCACTAGCGCAAGCGGAATATGAGAAGTTCTATAGCACGCTTGGCGGAAAACCGGTTCATGCGACGCTGGCGATGCATTGGGCACGGTTAGTTGAACTCGTTTATGCCGCAGAACGATTAATGGAACTGGTGAGCGATCCGGAGATTACCGACCCAAATGTCCGGGTTATCCCGACAGCGACTCCGACTGAAGGAGTCGGTGTGGTTGAAGCGCCACGGGGAACGTTATACCATCACTATGTGACCGACGAAAAAGGGATTGTTACCAAAGTAAACCTGATTGTTGGAACGACTAACAATCATGCAGCTATTTCGCTCTCAATCAAACAAGCAGCTGAAAAACTGATTACCGCAGGGAAAGTGGTAACCGAAGGATTGTTAAATATGGTCGAAATGGCGTTCCGGGCGTATGACCCATGTTTCAGTTGTGCAACCCATACGCTTCCTGGCGAGATGCCGTTAACCATCGAAATCTACGATAAAGAACGGAATCTGCTTCAGAGAGTCAGCCGACAGTAGCGGTTTGATTTGTTAAACCCGAGTATGATTAATTATTTGAAAAGCAAGTTATCCATTGGATAACTTGCTTTTT
Encoded proteins:
- a CDS encoding Ni/Fe hydrogenase subunit alpha, giving the protein MKRISIDPITRLEGHGKIEIFLNDAGNVENCYFQVPELRGFERFCVGRPVEELPRIVTRICGVUPGAHHMASGKAVDAVYHVEIPSVTKKLRELFYCAHYLHSHIAHFYALAAPDFVLGPDSDPAKRNILGVVEKVGLEIGGEVIKHRAYAQDIQTIISGRATHLVWSLPGGVSKGISKEDRDRIEQMGKSLLEFAKFSVKLFEDVVLKNQAYVDLILGDAYKYPTYYMGLVDKNNNVNFYDGDIRVVDHDGKEFHKYKPAEYLDYIAEHVEPFTYLKFPYLKKVGWKGFVFGKDNGLYRAAPLARLNAADGMATPLAQAEYEKFYSTLGGKPVHATLAMHWARLVELVYAAERLMELVSDPEITDPNVRVIPTATPTEGVGVVEAPRGTLYHHYVTDEKGIVTKVNLIVGTTNNHAAISLSIKQAAEKLITAGKVVTEGLLNMVEMAFRAYDPCFSCATHTLPGEMPLTIEIYDKERNLLQRVSRQ